A single window of Granulibacter bethesdensis DNA harbors:
- a CDS encoding alkene reductase, giving the protein MSSTTLFSAGRIGAIPVANRVAMAPLTRARAGMDGVHTPLAIAYYRQRASAGLIISEATNISRQGRGYAFTPGIYTDAHVAAWRPVVDALHEAGGRIVLQLWHVGRISHTSLQENGQPPVAPSAIQAGQTTFTESGPARPSMPRALHIDEIPGIIDDYRNAARRAKDAGFDGVEVHSANCYLLEQFIRDSTNHRDDAYGGSIENRTRLSFEVTQAVAEIWGADRVGIRLSPMTHSAGDTPLDSTPAETYGFLAERLGTLGLAYLHCIEGNTRETNAKDAFDYQSLHRAFGGAYIANNSYDRDLALDAVSSGRADMIAFGRPFIANPDLVERLHRNTPLATASQDVFYGGGAEGYTDFPALTGTGD; this is encoded by the coding sequence ATGTCGTCCACTACCCTTTTCTCTGCTGGTCGGATTGGTGCCATACCGGTTGCAAACCGCGTCGCCATGGCTCCCCTGACGCGCGCGCGTGCAGGCATGGACGGGGTGCATACGCCACTCGCAATCGCTTACTACCGCCAACGCGCCTCCGCAGGTTTGATCATCAGCGAAGCCACCAATATTTCGCGGCAAGGGCGCGGTTATGCCTTCACCCCCGGCATATACACCGATGCCCATGTCGCCGCCTGGCGTCCGGTGGTCGATGCCTTACATGAAGCAGGGGGACGTATCGTCCTGCAGCTATGGCATGTCGGGCGCATTTCTCACACCAGCCTGCAGGAAAACGGACAACCGCCTGTCGCGCCTTCCGCCATTCAGGCCGGGCAGACGACATTCACCGAATCTGGTCCAGCCCGGCCCTCCATGCCCCGTGCGCTGCATATCGATGAAATTCCCGGCATCATCGATGATTATCGCAATGCTGCACGCCGTGCCAAAGACGCCGGCTTTGATGGCGTGGAAGTACATTCCGCCAATTGCTATCTGTTGGAACAATTCATCCGCGACAGCACCAATCATCGCGACGACGCCTATGGTGGCTCGATCGAAAACAGAACCCGCCTGTCTTTCGAAGTCACACAGGCCGTTGCCGAAATATGGGGCGCAGACCGCGTCGGCATCCGTCTTTCTCCCATGACACATTCCGCAGGAGATACTCCGCTCGACAGTACGCCGGCGGAAACATACGGATTTCTGGCAGAGCGGCTCGGCACGTTGGGTCTGGCCTACCTGCACTGCATCGAAGGCAATACGCGTGAGACAAATGCCAAAGATGCTTTCGACTATCAGTCTCTGCATCGTGCCTTCGGGGGGGCCTATATCGCCAACAACAGTTATGATCGCGATCTGGCACTGGATGCAGTTTCGTCCGGACGGGCTGACATGATAGCATTCGGGCGCCCCTTTATCGCCAATCCTGATCTGGTGGAACGGCTCCATCGCAATACACCGCTCGCCACGGCATCTCAGGATGTTTTCTACGGTGGGGGTGCAGAAGGCTACACGGATTTCCCGGCCCTGACTGGTACCGGAGACTGA
- a CDS encoding efflux transporter outer membrane subunit, with the protein MRQFVFPLCLAVFFSACTVGPDFRKPKTDIPPDWTEKHEHATSRDRISLAEWWRSFDDPVLDRLVDDAITNNHSLAIAQQRIIMARAERENAVAGWYPQINLSATKQSRGYSGTMQWPGLPQIAYRYWDTTFDSSWELDIFGGTRRMVEAANASADALVEGRRAILVSLISELASQYAVLRASQLRLEIVRKNEVTAQHIVDLVSKEVGQGIRSTLDLSQARAELETIKATEPPLHAMIAMAAHAIGVLIGKPPGGALEAELLQPTPVLPVPPALPVLLPAQVIADRPDLRRVERDYAMALAQVGVAKAQLYPRFMIPIVVQPMSSTLHQLFSAASMTWMMGVGIAQPLFDGGRRHARLTAAQAEAEAARITYEESVLIALREVEDALVNFSTAQERDKNLLEAQAQSQKALVQSRTLYEHGLTGYMRVLDAQRTALAAEDAVAISKLDRIRNTIQLYKALGGGWQNVTFNDPKIETHLLQRTGLPLGMDNPVKEEKARN; encoded by the coding sequence GTGAGGCAGTTTGTTTTTCCCCTGTGCCTTGCAGTATTTTTTTCAGCTTGCACAGTCGGTCCTGATTTCAGGAAGCCAAAAACCGATATCCCGCCTGACTGGACGGAAAAGCACGAGCACGCGACATCGCGTGATCGTATCAGCCTGGCAGAATGGTGGCGCTCATTTGATGATCCGGTGCTGGATCGGCTGGTCGATGATGCCATTACCAACAACCATAGTCTGGCCATTGCCCAGCAACGCATCATCATGGCCCGTGCGGAGCGGGAAAATGCCGTGGCCGGCTGGTATCCCCAGATCAATCTCAGTGCTACCAAGCAAAGTCGTGGATATTCAGGTACGATGCAATGGCCGGGCTTGCCACAGATTGCTTACCGTTACTGGGATACGACTTTCGATTCCAGTTGGGAGCTGGATATTTTCGGCGGTACAAGACGGATGGTGGAGGCTGCCAATGCCAGTGCCGATGCGCTGGTGGAGGGCAGACGCGCCATATTGGTCAGCCTGATTTCCGAATTGGCAAGCCAGTATGCAGTGTTGCGGGCCAGTCAGCTCCGGTTGGAAATTGTACGGAAAAACGAAGTCACCGCACAGCATATTGTTGATCTGGTGTCGAAAGAGGTCGGTCAGGGGATACGCTCCACTCTCGATCTGTCACAGGCCCGGGCGGAGCTGGAGACGATCAAGGCAACCGAACCACCTTTGCATGCGATGATTGCCATGGCTGCGCATGCGATCGGTGTGCTGATTGGCAAGCCTCCCGGCGGCGCGCTGGAGGCGGAGCTGTTGCAACCCACCCCTGTTCTGCCGGTACCGCCTGCCTTGCCGGTTCTGCTGCCAGCGCAGGTGATCGCTGATCGTCCTGATCTCAGGCGGGTGGAGCGGGACTACGCAATGGCGCTTGCCCAGGTGGGTGTTGCAAAGGCGCAGCTTTATCCGCGTTTCATGATCCCGATTGTGGTGCAGCCGATGAGCTCGACACTGCATCAGTTGTTTAGTGCGGCGAGTATGACCTGGATGATGGGTGTCGGCATTGCACAGCCTTTGTTTGACGGCGGCCGTCGGCATGCCCGCCTGACGGCAGCCCAGGCCGAAGCGGAAGCGGCGCGGATCACGTATGAGGAGTCCGTGCTGATTGCGCTGCGTGAGGTCGAGGATGCGCTGGTCAATTTTTCCACAGCACAGGAGCGGGATAAAAATCTGCTGGAGGCGCAGGCCCAGAGTCAGAAGGCACTTGTTCAATCCCGCACTCTCTATGAACACGGCTTGACCGGTTATATGAGGGTATTGGATGCGCAACGTACGGCGTTGGCAGCGGAAGATGCTGTTGCCATCAGCAAGCTGGACCGTATTCGTAATACGATCCAGCTTTACAAGGCGCTAGGTGGTGGTTGGCAGAACGTGACCTTCAACGATCCGAAGATTGAAACCCATTTGCTCCAAAGAACCGGATTGCCTTTGGGAATGGACAATCCGGTTAAGGAAGAAAAAGCCCGGAACTAA
- a CDS encoding HlyD family secretion protein, with the protein MRFLKYAVRVMITLIVVAVALWLGVMLWHVYMLAPWTRDGRVRAYVVSIGPEVPGYVTRVTVRDNQFVHKGDMLFELDPIRFRLAIAQAQAALDSAQARYRNNQADVKRRQGLTGIVSPEEQEQFRTTAAVSAAAVEKAKADLDVAKLNLERSVLYAPVNGYVTNLQLRVGDYATAGHALLAMIDAESFYIYGYFEETKLHHIKAGDPARIKLMGYSELLSGHVDSIGRGINDKNQSLDNLGLPDVNPVFTWVRLAQRIPVRIHIDKVPKSITLAAGMTCSVALGNEADQDYSAAGRAVQWLEDHL; encoded by the coding sequence ATGCGATTTCTGAAATATGCCGTTCGCGTTATGATCACGCTTATAGTGGTCGCTGTGGCATTATGGCTGGGTGTAATGCTGTGGCATGTCTACATGCTGGCACCCTGGACGCGTGACGGGCGTGTGCGCGCTTATGTCGTTTCCATAGGCCCCGAGGTGCCAGGATATGTGACCAGGGTCACCGTCAGAGACAATCAGTTTGTGCATAAAGGCGATATGCTGTTCGAACTCGATCCGATCCGTTTCCGTCTGGCCATCGCGCAAGCTCAGGCTGCACTGGACAGTGCTCAGGCACGGTATCGGAACAACCAGGCGGATGTAAAAAGACGGCAGGGTCTGACAGGGATTGTTTCTCCTGAAGAACAGGAACAGTTCCGTACCACGGCTGCCGTATCAGCAGCTGCGGTGGAAAAAGCAAAAGCCGATCTGGATGTAGCGAAGCTCAATCTGGAGCGGTCGGTCCTGTATGCCCCGGTCAATGGCTATGTGACGAATCTTCAGCTCCGGGTTGGGGATTATGCAACGGCGGGCCATGCTTTGCTCGCAATGATTGATGCCGAAAGCTTCTATATTTATGGTTATTTCGAAGAAACAAAACTCCATCATATCAAGGCTGGTGATCCTGCGCGCATCAAGCTGATGGGATATTCAGAGCTTCTTTCCGGTCACGTCGACAGTATTGGCCGTGGCATCAACGACAAGAATCAGTCCCTGGATAATCTGGGTTTGCCGGATGTAAACCCCGTGTTCACGTGGGTCCGTCTGGCGCAACGTATTCCGGTCAGGATTCATATCGATAAGGTTCCGAAATCAATTACGCTGGCAGCCGGCATGACCTGCTCTGTGGCACTTGGTAATGAGGCTGATCAGGACTACAGCGCTGCTGGACGTGCCGTGCAGTGGCTGGAAGACCATCTGTGA
- a CDS encoding DUF1656 domain-containing protein, which translates to MIHEVNIWGVLVAPISVYGVMALVLFAILRSFLRLTGLLQFIWHPPLFELAVYVSILSLLVLYA; encoded by the coding sequence ATGATTCACGAAGTCAATATCTGGGGTGTTCTGGTGGCCCCCATTAGTGTTTACGGTGTGATGGCACTGGTGCTGTTTGCGATCCTGCGCAGTTTCTTGCGATTGACGGGGTTGTTGCAATTCATCTGGCACCCCCCGCTTTTTGAGCTGGCGGTTTATGTGTCGATCCTGTCCCTGCTTGTTCTTTACGCATAG
- a CDS encoding FUSC family protein yields MPVASDTAGQDGFDMGAWLPAFLRSAAFFYALRLALSGSLALYCAYFLQLQNPSSALVTTIIVASPMRGAILSKSLWRFLGTILGCVASIMAVALFVQSPLLYLSAFAIWTGCCSYISNLLRYFRAYSAALAGYTIALIGFGDVLAHPDTIFSVALDRLSVVSLGIVCSALVTMLLQPATSENRLQADSMQSLRDLSELLTMVRDGASEENILDTRRRLLFRIASYDQAVEFGAAESSEVARRANAFRQLFGLMTSVTASSMRIGERLQALSADPRTAQAADRLRQILSNLIRHIPDNVQELRHLVAASSHMHVELRHFADHTQCLKSLGLVNLLDDAARQLRMMARLADPRVQKIRRVRLPLWRDHVTALRSGLRAFLAAELLGLFWIYTEWPSGGSAIVMTAIIVALAATGDNPSGMMKAFLQGTLIASVLSFVLVYGILVHMDGFPLLLMAYMPVVIVCGYMQVSGRNPALAMSIMLFYAVLSPIANPIHYNLTGFLNSVFSSIIGALAANIAFMILVPPSFDMSIRLATLSLWKGVSDAARKKMPASNLTWEYPQYQKLMRISARLPPAGPERRRIGRGSAALVLTGREIFKIRHAIEHGIIPVSARPAVQRLLAVLRRQPQRAADFADHACREVVAAGVHDPQLLRTAASLDELHLLLLEGGRQVSQS; encoded by the coding sequence ATGCCGGTAGCATCGGATACAGCCGGTCAGGATGGGTTTGACATGGGAGCCTGGCTGCCGGCGTTTCTGAGATCAGCGGCCTTTTTTTATGCGCTGAGGCTGGCCCTGAGTGGATCGCTTGCCCTGTATTGCGCCTATTTTCTACAGCTTCAGAATCCTTCTTCTGCCCTTGTCACGACGATCATTGTCGCAAGCCCGATGCGGGGAGCCATTCTTTCCAAAAGCCTGTGGCGTTTTCTGGGTACGATCCTGGGCTGTGTAGCGAGTATCATGGCGGTTGCGCTGTTTGTGCAGTCGCCTTTGCTGTATTTGTCCGCCTTTGCCATCTGGACGGGATGTTGCAGTTATATCTCCAACCTTCTGCGCTATTTTCGTGCTTATAGTGCGGCGCTGGCAGGATATACCATCGCCTTGATAGGCTTCGGCGACGTGCTGGCCCATCCGGATACGATTTTCAGTGTCGCGCTGGACCGGCTGTCCGTGGTGTCACTGGGGATTGTATGCAGTGCATTGGTGACGATGCTGCTTCAGCCGGCTACTTCTGAAAACAGGCTTCAAGCAGATTCCATGCAGTCCCTGCGGGATCTGTCGGAATTACTGACGATGGTCAGGGATGGGGCCTCTGAAGAAAATATCCTTGATACGCGTCGTCGCCTGCTGTTCCGCATTGCCTCCTACGATCAGGCGGTCGAGTTCGGGGCGGCGGAGAGCAGTGAGGTTGCCCGTCGCGCCAATGCTTTCCGGCAGCTATTCGGTCTCATGACATCCGTGACGGCAAGCAGCATGCGGATCGGGGAGAGGTTGCAGGCATTGTCGGCTGATCCGCGGACCGCACAGGCTGCAGATCGTTTGCGCCAGATATTGTCAAATCTGATTCGGCATATACCAGACAATGTTCAGGAGCTGCGACACTTGGTTGCCGCATCCTCCCACATGCATGTGGAGCTGCGGCACTTTGCCGACCACACACAGTGTCTGAAATCACTCGGACTGGTCAATCTTCTTGATGACGCTGCACGGCAGTTGCGGATGATGGCGCGGCTTGCCGATCCACGGGTACAGAAAATTCGCCGGGTCAGGCTACCGCTTTGGCGTGATCATGTGACTGCTCTGCGCAGTGGATTGCGGGCGTTTCTGGCTGCTGAATTGTTGGGATTATTCTGGATCTATACTGAATGGCCCAGCGGGGGCAGCGCAATCGTGATGACCGCGATTATTGTTGCGCTGGCAGCAACGGGTGATAATCCCTCGGGGATGATGAAAGCGTTCCTGCAAGGTACGTTGATCGCCAGTGTCCTGTCATTCGTGCTGGTCTATGGCATTCTGGTGCATATGGACGGATTTCCGCTGCTGCTGATGGCCTATATGCCCGTAGTGATAGTATGTGGCTATATGCAGGTAAGCGGACGAAATCCCGCGCTCGCAATGTCGATCATGCTGTTTTATGCCGTGCTGAGCCCGATTGCCAATCCCATTCATTATAACCTGACTGGATTTCTGAATTCTGTCTTCAGCAGCATTATCGGTGCTCTGGCGGCCAACATAGCCTTTATGATTCTGGTGCCGCCCAGTTTCGATATGTCCATTCGGCTGGCTACCCTGTCCCTATGGAAAGGCGTATCGGATGCTGCCCGTAAAAAAATGCCGGCCTCCAACCTGACATGGGAATATCCGCAATACCAGAAACTGATGCGCATTTCCGCCCGGTTACCTCCCGCAGGGCCGGAGCGGCGGCGGATAGGCCGGGGATCGGCTGCGCTGGTCCTGACAGGGCGGGAGATATTCAAGATCAGGCATGCTATCGAGCATGGCATTATTCCGGTTTCCGCCCGTCCTGCCGTGCAAAGGCTGCTGGCCGTCCTGCGTCGTCAGCCGCAGCGTGCTGCCGACTTTGCTGACCATGCATGCAGGGAGGTGGTAGCAGCCGGTGTGCATGATCCGCAGCTGCTCCGGACTGCGGCATCTCTGGACGAACTTCACTTGCTTCTGCTGGAAGGGGGCAGGCAGGTTTCTCAGTCATGA
- a CDS encoding MarR family winged helix-turn-helix transcriptional regulator yields MDIPLGEFCRLMHRVTTAWRREITRNVSHFGLTEASWRPLFYLGRAGDGVRQVELARMLDIESPSLVRLLDLLEGQSLIERYEDPADRRSKLLRMTAEGRRVLDQVLAICCRTDQALMALIEPEQLTACIKTLSDLEQALTEDRMWDVAAGLPQVTEG; encoded by the coding sequence ATGGACATTCCACTTGGAGAATTCTGCCGCCTGATGCATCGCGTCACCACTGCGTGGCGGCGTGAGATCACGCGGAATGTAAGCCATTTCGGACTGACCGAAGCAAGCTGGCGCCCGCTCTTTTATCTGGGCCGGGCCGGGGATGGGGTACGTCAGGTCGAACTTGCGCGCATGCTGGATATAGAAAGCCCATCTCTGGTGCGCTTGCTCGATCTGTTGGAAGGACAATCCCTGATCGAACGTTATGAAGATCCGGCAGATCGCCGATCCAAACTCCTGCGCATGACGGCGGAGGGAAGGCGCGTCCTGGATCAGGTCCTGGCCATCTGTTGCAGGACCGACCAGGCCCTGATGGCGCTGATAGAGCCAGAGCAGTTGACTGCCTGTATAAAGACCCTTTCTGATCTGGAACAGGCTTTGACAGAAGACAGGATGTGGGATGTGGCGGCCGGTCTCCCGCAAGTGACAGAGGGCTGA
- a CDS encoding ammonium transporter: MGSRKLGLGAAAAALPLFAAMPAWADTPKIDSGDTAWMLISSVIVLMMTVPGLGLFYAGMVRKKNILATMMQAFSAAAVLSIVWMVAGYSLAFGTGNAYVGDMSRFLLNGIADHIVKGSDVPMAGMTIPESLFMFFQMTFAIITPALIAGAFADRMKFSAYLVFIVLWSLIVYSPVAHWVWASNGWLAGMGAADFAGGTVVHINAGVAGLVCALVLGKRYGYGRDDMSPHDLSYALIGASLLWVGWFGFNAGSAGSAGGRAAMAAVATQLGAAGAAIGWIVVEWIVRGKPTVLGALSGAVAGLVAITPAAGFVLPGPAVLIGLIAGAICFWGATSLKHMLGYDDSLDAWGVHGIGGITGALLTGVFAYGPLSATDASPTGVVGGIPQLIIQAKAVGITLVWSGVMTFILLKIIDVVIGLRVTQEEEVEGLDVTLHGERLG, translated from the coding sequence ATGGGGAGCCGCAAGCTGGGGCTGGGTGCTGCCGCTGCGGCGCTGCCGCTTTTCGCGGCCATGCCCGCCTGGGCCGATACGCCGAAGATCGACAGCGGTGATACCGCGTGGATGCTGATCAGCAGTGTAATCGTGCTGATGATGACCGTTCCGGGCCTTGGCCTGTTCTATGCCGGCATGGTGCGCAAGAAGAACATTCTGGCGACGATGATGCAGGCCTTTTCCGCGGCGGCCGTGCTGTCCATCGTGTGGATGGTGGCTGGCTACAGCCTCGCTTTCGGGACGGGCAATGCCTATGTCGGCGATATGTCCCGCTTCCTGCTGAACGGCATTGCCGATCATATCGTCAAGGGCAGTGATGTTCCGATGGCGGGCATGACGATCCCCGAATCTCTTTTCATGTTCTTCCAGATGACCTTCGCGATCATCACGCCGGCGCTGATCGCCGGTGCGTTTGCTGATCGTATGAAGTTCAGCGCCTATCTGGTGTTCATCGTCCTGTGGTCACTGATCGTCTACAGCCCCGTCGCACACTGGGTCTGGGCGTCGAATGGATGGCTGGCCGGCATGGGGGCCGCTGACTTCGCCGGTGGTACAGTCGTGCATATCAATGCTGGTGTGGCCGGTCTGGTCTGTGCGCTCGTGCTCGGCAAGCGTTATGGCTATGGCCGGGACGATATGTCGCCGCATGACCTGTCCTACGCTCTGATCGGTGCCTCCCTGCTGTGGGTGGGCTGGTTCGGCTTCAATGCGGGTTCTGCCGGCAGTGCCGGTGGTCGTGCGGCGATGGCGGCTGTCGCTACCCAGCTGGGAGCGGCCGGTGCGGCGATTGGCTGGATCGTGGTGGAATGGATTGTCCGCGGCAAACCGACGGTGCTGGGTGCACTTTCCGGTGCCGTGGCCGGTCTGGTTGCTATCACCCCGGCAGCTGGTTTCGTGCTGCCTGGCCCGGCTGTGCTGATCGGCCTGATCGCTGGTGCCATCTGCTTCTGGGGTGCGACCAGCCTCAAGCACATGCTCGGTTATGATGACAGCCTTGATGCCTGGGGCGTCCATGGCATCGGCGGTATTACCGGCGCTCTGCTGACCGGTGTTTTTGCCTATGGCCCGCTTTCGGCGACCGACGCGTCTCCTACCGGTGTGGTCGGCGGCATTCCGCAGCTGATCATTCAGGCCAAGGCGGTTGGCATCACTCTGGTCTGGAGTGGCGTGATGACCTTCATCCTGCTCAAGATCATTGATGTGGTCATCGGCTTGCGCGTAACGCAGGAAGAGGAAGTCGAAGGTCTCGACGTCACGTTGCACGGCGAACGTCTGGGCTGA
- a CDS encoding P-II family nitrogen regulator, which translates to MKLIVAVIKPFKLDDVREALTPLGVQGLTVTEVKGFGRQKGQTEIYRGAEYHVSFLPKVKIEVAVPASLAEQVVEAIMKAANTGKIGDGKIFVLDIERAVRIRTGELDADAL; encoded by the coding sequence ATGAAGCTGATTGTGGCTGTTATCAAGCCCTTCAAGCTTGACGATGTGCGGGAAGCACTGACGCCGCTGGGCGTGCAGGGGCTGACCGTGACGGAGGTCAAGGGATTTGGCCGTCAGAAAGGCCAGACTGAAATCTATCGTGGGGCAGAATATCACGTCAGTTTTCTGCCGAAGGTAAAGATTGAGGTTGCTGTTCCGGCCAGCCTTGCCGAGCAGGTGGTCGAAGCCATCATGAAAGCGGCGAATACTGGCAAGATCGGAGATGGCAAAATCTTTGTTCTCGATATCGAACGCGCCGTTCGCATCCGCACCGGGGAACTGGATGCGGACGCGCTGTAA
- a CDS encoding UbiH/UbiF/VisC/COQ6 family ubiquinone biosynthesis hydroxylase has translation MVHALPDIPPSSEGTLLEADLCIVGAGPVGGTLACRLAAAGLRVAIIDKASLPPMEHPAFDGRAYAIAAGVRNFLAEAGLWDLLPDMPCPIHGIRVSDGKVGRPASPLHLHFDHAETGQDSTSEQAFGWMVEARALRRALNQRLHDDPSIHLFAPADYDIQRTEEGVIIHIHRQGQTPVQLRCALVIAAEGRQSPLRQDAGIRVTKLGYDQIGMVCAVAHKYPHNNIALEHFLPGGPFAQLPMTGIPGSPHISAIVWTERGAIAQRLATLDDERYTKELQRRLGDHLGEIRLLGRRWSYPLSALHAHRYYDTRLLLVGDAAHGIHPIAGQGLNLGFRDAMTLADLLIKAHHTGQDLGNTRLLTAYQAARRPANLAMLLATDALDRLFSTDRRSVRLARDLGIAAVHRLRPLKQFFMRQAMG, from the coding sequence ATGGTCCACGCACTGCCTGACATCCCGCCTTCTTCTGAAGGCACTTTGCTGGAAGCCGATCTCTGCATCGTAGGGGCGGGTCCGGTGGGTGGGACTCTCGCCTGTCGGCTGGCGGCTGCGGGGCTGCGTGTTGCGATCATTGATAAGGCATCCTTGCCGCCCATGGAGCATCCGGCCTTCGATGGCAGGGCCTATGCGATTGCTGCCGGGGTCAGGAATTTTCTGGCTGAGGCAGGACTTTGGGATCTTCTGCCGGATATGCCCTGCCCCATTCACGGTATCCGCGTATCGGATGGCAAGGTTGGACGCCCGGCCTCACCGCTGCATCTGCATTTCGACCATGCGGAGACGGGACAGGACAGCACAAGCGAGCAGGCTTTCGGCTGGATGGTGGAAGCGCGCGCCCTGCGCCGTGCGCTGAATCAGCGGCTGCATGATGACCCGTCGATTCATCTGTTTGCCCCTGCCGACTATGACATACAGCGCACGGAAGAAGGTGTGATCATCCATATCCACCGGCAAGGCCAAACGCCCGTGCAGCTTCGCTGTGCACTGGTGATTGCCGCGGAAGGACGACAAAGCCCGTTGCGGCAGGACGCGGGCATCAGGGTCACGAAGCTGGGATATGACCAGATCGGCATGGTCTGCGCCGTAGCGCACAAGTATCCGCACAACAACATTGCTCTGGAGCATTTTCTACCCGGCGGCCCCTTCGCCCAATTGCCGATGACCGGTATTCCCGGTTCTCCTCATATCTCGGCCATTGTCTGGACCGAGAGGGGTGCGATCGCGCAACGCCTCGCCACATTGGACGATGAGCGTTACACGAAAGAATTACAGCGTCGGCTGGGTGATCATCTGGGGGAGATCAGGCTGCTGGGCCGCCGCTGGAGCTATCCGCTTAGCGCGCTGCATGCACATCGCTACTATGATACACGCCTGCTGCTGGTGGGCGACGCCGCTCACGGTATTCATCCGATTGCCGGACAGGGCCTGAACCTTGGTTTCCGGGATGCGATGACACTGGCCGATCTGTTGATCAAGGCGCATCACACCGGACAGGATCTGGGGAATACGCGACTGCTCACCGCCTATCAGGCGGCGCGGCGTCCCGCCAATCTTGCCATGCTGCTGGCAACCGATGCGCTCGATCGACTGTTCAGCACCGATCGACGTTCTGTCAGACTGGCGCGTGATCTCGGGATTGCGGCGGTGCACCGCCTGCGCCCGCTGAAGCAGTTTTTCATGCGTCAGGCGATGGGATAA
- a CDS encoding phosphoribulokinase has product MSERHPIISVTGSSGAGTTSVRNIFDHIFRREGIHAAYVEGDAFHRYDRDEMKRQADRAMRQGNPHFSHFGPDANLLKQLENLFHQYGTTGTGQTRHYIHDFDEAAQFGQPPGTFTEWEPLPEHTDLLFYEGLHGALVSDGVNTAAPADLKIGVVPVINLEWIQKIHRDRSARKYSTDQVMETILRRMPDYVHYICPQFTHTDINFQRVPTVDTSNPFIARAIPSADESIVVIRFRDPRGIDFPYLLSMIAGSSMSRANSITIPGTKLELAMQLILTPIILQLVDRGRQAR; this is encoded by the coding sequence ATGTCTGAACGTCATCCCATCATTTCCGTCACCGGCTCCTCCGGTGCTGGCACGACCTCCGTGCGCAATATTTTCGACCATATTTTTCGTCGGGAAGGCATTCACGCTGCCTATGTTGAGGGCGATGCATTTCACCGTTACGACCGGGACGAAATGAAGCGGCAGGCAGACCGCGCCATGCGACAGGGCAACCCGCATTTCAGCCATTTCGGCCCGGACGCAAACCTGCTGAAACAGCTTGAAAACCTGTTTCACCAATATGGTACGACCGGCACAGGGCAGACCCGCCACTATATTCATGATTTCGATGAGGCCGCCCAGTTCGGCCAGCCCCCCGGCACATTTACGGAATGGGAGCCACTGCCGGAACACACCGATCTGCTGTTCTATGAAGGGCTTCATGGCGCGCTGGTGTCGGATGGCGTCAATACGGCTGCCCCCGCCGACCTCAAGATCGGTGTTGTGCCGGTTATCAATCTGGAATGGATCCAGAAAATTCACCGTGACCGCTCGGCCCGGAAATATTCCACCGACCAGGTCATGGAGACGATCCTGCGACGCATGCCGGATTACGTGCATTATATCTGCCCGCAATTCACGCACACGGACATCAATTTTCAGCGGGTTCCGACAGTCGATACCTCCAACCCGTTCATCGCCCGCGCCATTCCAAGCGCCGATGAATCCATCGTGGTCATCCGGTTCCGCGACCCGCGCGGAATCGACTTTCCCTATTTATTGTCGATGATCGCAGGCAGTTCCATGTCGCGGGCCAATTCCATCACCATTCCCGGCACCAAGCTGGAACTGGCGATGCAGTTAATTCTGACACCGATCATCCTGCAACTGGTGGATCGGGGTCGACAGGCGCGTTAA